From Parambassis ranga chromosome 9, fParRan2.1, whole genome shotgun sequence, the proteins below share one genomic window:
- the ubox5 gene encoding RING finger protein 37 isoform X2, which translates to MDRGQACKRLEISTSSDPLPTTGRKQVQQMQMQVKDKNEQNTEKHRKHASNFQQSNGHQWSLQAKQWGEEAVGEPQQKGRVLKCQSNMDSNTYEFKLVARCELKKETQVCFMRSNFCSRAPFLSLPPPPPATCRQEELWSRGLLSLGAVTQLRVTLPFGGAASSLGLKALVVWGQPARCCPPEEVESIKRVHEASERQRTQTVFSVPPTRQTTQSLQAPTSNSIPEEFLDPLTLEVMTLPMLLPSGVSVDNTTLEEYQKREASWGRHPNDPFTGVPFTSTSQPLPNPQLKSRIDHFLLQKGMMRKDGMLGRQESGETLQASRLITSKVHGHTQSSSCLTEEREENHASDGQSVSRDNKAEQDNRNKRNRNEISKESTEASTAEKQLLPQRKRPRNDADSGMSCISHEQRLSASLDEALFSALQGRPSFTSNLPQQREAAADSGTLSSSCSSTTTGEKTCSSCCRSVSLYSESASSIYRLTCGHLLCRACLQKESKPLNSNHISCPTCQSPTPRSHVILVHH; encoded by the exons ATGGACCGAGGACAGGCCTGCAAGAGACTGGAGATTAGCACAAGTTCTGATCCACTACCTACCACAGGCCGCAAACAGGTTCAGCAAATGCAAATGCAGGTGAAGGACAAAAATGAacagaacacagaaaaacaccGAAAGCATGCCAGTAATTTTCAACAGAGTAACGGCCACCAGTGGAGTCTCCAGGCCAAACAGTGGGGTGAAGAGGCTGTAGGTGAGCCTCAGCAAAAAGGTCGTGTGCTGAAGTGTCAGTCTAACATGGACTCTAACACCTATGAATTTAAACTGGTAGCTCGTTGTGAACTTAAAAAAGAAACTCAGGTTTGTTTCATGCGTTCAAATTTTTGTTCACGGGCACCATTcctctccctgcctcctccaccacctgcgACCTGCCGGCAAGAGGAGCTGTGGAGCCGAGGTCTACTCTCACTTGGTGCTGTGACTCAGCTTCGTGTGACTTTGCCGTTTGGCGGAGCAGCGTCGTCTTTGGGGCTGAAGGCTTTGGTTGTATGGGGACAACCTGCCCGCTGCTGCCCCCCAGAAGAAGTAGAGAGTATTAAAAGGGTCCATGAGGCTAGTGAAAGACAGCGAACCCAAACTGTGTTTTCTGTACCTCCCACCAGACAAACTACACAATCACTCCAAGCTCCTACAAG CAATTCCATCCCAGAAGAGTTCCTCGACCCGTTAACACTGGAGGTGATGACACTGCCTATGTTGCTGCCCAGTGGCGTCTCTGTGGACAACACTACCCTGGAAGAGTACCAGAAGAGGGAAGCCTCTTGGGGTCGACATCCAAATGACCCATTCACTGGTGTCCCGTTTACATCAACCTCACAGCCTCTTCCTAACCCTCAACTGAAGAGCCGCATTGACCACTTCCTCCTGCAGAAAGGGATGATGAGGAAGGATGGGATGTTGGGGAGACAAGAAAGCGGAGAGACTCTTCAGGCCTCCAGACTTATAACCTCTAAGGTGCATGGACACACTCAGAGCTCATCATGTCTCActgaagaaagagaggagaatCATGCATCTGATGGCCAATCTGTTAGCAGAGATAATAAAGCAGAACAGGACAATAGAAATAAAAGAAATCGGAATGAAATTTCCAAAGAATCAACAGAAGCATCCACAGCTGAGAAGCAACTACTACCTCAAAGAAAACGACCAAGAAATGATGCAGATTCTG GCATGAGCTGCATCTCTCATGAACAGCGTTTGTCAGCTAGTTTGGATGAGGCCCTGTTCTCTGCCCTGCAAGGCCGACCATCCTTCACTTCAAACTTGCCCCAGCAGAGGGAGGCTGCTGCAGACTCTGGAACACTGAGTTCAAGCTGTTCAAGCACAACTACAG GTGAGAAGACGTGCTCTTCGTGTTGCCGTTCAGTCTCTCTTTACTCTGAATCGGCGTCTTCCATCTACCGGCTCACCTGCGGCCACTTGCTCTGCCGTGCCTGCCTGCAGAAGGAATCAAAACCACTGAACTCCAATCACATCTCATGTCCAACCTGCCAAAGCCCTACCCCACGCAGTCACGTCATACTTGTGCATCACTGA
- the lzts3b gene encoding leucine zipper putative tumor suppressor 2 homolog isoform X2 yields MEREREREMQAAGLDVCGNIVGRGASEKNGVGMNQHPHREMAVGRTDPENNPGGHNPPNHNPPKIMPVSGKLEQAMQNNSGLVRPSAFKPVVPKSFHSMQNLNGLSASDSGRSSSGKSSSSYQRLSHLSDAPAPLRPSPSSDDIIQDLEDRLWEKEQEVQHMRRNLDQSEAAIIQVFEEKQRVWERQMDELRQNYASRLQQVTRRAQRTQTALQAQITRLSQDKRRLQEEIAALLAQREELERKCLDYRKEQADILPRLEETKWEVCQKAGEISLLKQQLRESQAEVTQRAGEMVALRGQLKELNAQLREREEVMLGLKDSYSTKSLELEKCEGELRRTLSEVSILREKLGVFEAEVLSLKRALNEVSRGAEIVVSPNLAAAGLLPPWGVVHCPRNPTEPSTSSLTPTSDTLLSLQSDEAKAQRQEAQRQERQQREEAQWRDVQQRQDAHLQPDIQMRQDAQIRPEAQLRQEAHLRHEAQLRQEAQLRQEAQLRHEAQMRQEAQLRHESQLCQDVQAHQAQRVQEGHWDEAGELRRQLEQLQAALRLERQQRERQALNFDQERHTWQDEKERVLKYQAQLQLSYVETLQKNQALEKRMSQLGAKQTTTSTTTTTNTTTTTTSPTSSNSPPPPQPLALSPLSPQAPPSLPSTIALTLSPPCEDQKGPPSLHQLAPPWAGPSRLERIESTEI; encoded by the exons atggaaagagagagagagagggaaatgcAGGCTGCAGGTTTAGATGTTTGTGGGAACATTGTGGGTCGAGGAGCAAGTGAGAAGAACGGTGTGGGTATGAACCAACACCCGCACAGAGAGATGGCAGTCGGCAGAACTGACCCTGAAAACAATCCAGGTGGCCACAACCCTCCGAACCACAACCCGCCCAAGATCATGCCAGTGTCAGGAAAACTGGAACAG GCGATGCAGAACAACTCAGGCCTTGTTCGTCCCTCCGCCTTCAAGCCGGTGGTTCCCAAGAGCTTCCACTCCATGCAGAACCTG AATGGGCTCAGCGCCTCAGACAGTGGCCGGTCCTCCTCGGGAAAGAGCTCTTCATCCTATCAAAGGCTAAGCCACCTGAGCGATGCTCCAGCACCTCTACGCCCCTCCCCttcctctgatgacatcatccaggACCTCGAGGACCGCTTGTGGGAAAAAGAGCAAGAG GTGCAGCACATGCGCAGAAACCTTGACCAAAGTGAGGCAGCGATCATTCAGGTGTTTGAGGAGAAGCAGCGTGTCTGGGAGCGGCAGATGGATGAGCTGAGACAGAACTATGCTTCACGCCTGCAGCAG GTTACTCGTCGAGCTCAGCGCACACAGACTGCCCTGCAAGCCCAGATAACCCGTCTGTCCCAGGACAAGAGGAGGCTCCAGGAGGAGATTGCAGCTCTGTTGGCTCAGAGAGAGGAGTTGGAGAGAAAGTGTCTGGATTACAGGAAGGAGCAGGCTGACATCTTGCCTCGCCTGGAGGAGACTAAGTGGGAG GTGTGTCAGAAAGCAGGAGAGATCTCcctgctgaagcagcagctaaGGGAGAGTCAGGCTGAGGTGACCCAGCGAGCCGGAGAGATGGTGGCCCTGAGAGGCCAACTGaaggagctgaatgcccagctCAGGGAGCGAGAGGAGGTCATGCTGGGCCTGAAGGACTCCTACAGCACCAAGAGCCTGGAACTGGAGAAGTGTGAGGGGGAACTGAGGAGGACTCTGTCTGAG GTGTCTATCCTCAGAGAAAAGCTGGGTGTGTTTGAGGCAGAAGTGCTAAGTTTAAAGCGGGCTCTTAATGAagtgagcagaggagcagaaataGTTGTGAGCCCAAACCTAGCAGCTGCAGGGCTCTTGCCACCATGGGGAGTTGTCCACTGCCCGCGAAACCCAACTGAGCCCTCCACCAGCTCTCTCACCCCCACGTCTGACACCCTGCTGAGTCTTCAGAGTGATGAAGCCAAAGCCCAACGGCAGGAAGCCCAGAGACAGGAGAGGCAGCAGCGTGAAGAAGCTCAGTGGCGTGATGTGCAGCAGCGGCAAGATGCCCATTTGCAGCCGGACATCCAGATGCGTCAGGATGCTCAGATTCGACCAGAGGCCCAACTTCGTCAGGAGGCTCACCTCCGCCATGAAGCCCAGCTACGCCAGGAAGCACAGCTGCGTCAGGAGGCCCAGCTCCGCCATGAGGCCCAAATGCGTCAAGAGGCACAGCTACGTCATGAGTCCCAGCTCTGCCAGGATGTGCAGGCCCATCAGGCACAGCGGGTCCAAGAAGGTCACTGGGATGAAGCAGGGGAGCTGCGTAGGCAGCTagagcagctgcaggctgcATTACGGCTGGAACGACAGCAACGGGAACGCCAGGCCCTAAATTTTGACCAGGAACGGCACACCTGGCAGGACGAGAAGGAGCGGGTTTTGAAATACCAGgcgcagctgcagctcagctacGTGGAGACACTGCAGAAGAACCAAGCTTTGGAAAAACGTATGAGCCAGCTGGGAGCCAAACAAACCACAACctccactaccaccaccactaACACCACGACTACAACCACCTCTCCCACCTCGTCCaattctccacctccaccacaacCACTAGCTCTTTCACCTCTGTCTCCTCAGgccccaccctccctccccaGCACCATCGCCCTCACCCTGTCCCCACCCTGCGAAGACCAAAAGGGCCCTCCTTCCCTCCACCAGCTCGCCCCTCCCTGGGCCGGACCCTCGCGCCTGGAGCGGATAGAGTCGACTGAGATATAG
- the lzts3b gene encoding leucine zipper putative tumor suppressor 3 isoform X1 produces the protein MEREREREMQAAGLDVCGNIVGRGASEKNGVGMNQHPHREMAVGRTDPENNPGGHNPPNHNPPKIMPVSGKLEQAMQNNSGLVRPSAFKPVVPKSFHSMQNLVGQAGGAGSEGKTEARSEGFSEGRVGRRGRDGGGGESGEVPEALLLDQDSPVRVSRSEGGGNGTEGVQGGMSDSGRNSLTSLPTYTGSGSGCGPPAVLGPLSASTSHINRLGMAGAAAGLDKLEKPGYQNGLSASDSGRSSSGKSSSSYQRLSHLSDAPAPLRPSPSSDDIIQDLEDRLWEKEQEVQHMRRNLDQSEAAIIQVFEEKQRVWERQMDELRQNYASRLQQVTRRAQRTQTALQAQITRLSQDKRRLQEEIAALLAQREELERKCLDYRKEQADILPRLEETKWEVCQKAGEISLLKQQLRESQAEVTQRAGEMVALRGQLKELNAQLREREEVMLGLKDSYSTKSLELEKCEGELRRTLSEVSILREKLGVFEAEVLSLKRALNEVSRGAEIVVSPNLAAAGLLPPWGVVHCPRNPTEPSTSSLTPTSDTLLSLQSDEAKAQRQEAQRQERQQREEAQWRDVQQRQDAHLQPDIQMRQDAQIRPEAQLRQEAHLRHEAQLRQEAQLRQEAQLRHEAQMRQEAQLRHESQLCQDVQAHQAQRVQEGHWDEAGELRRQLEQLQAALRLERQQRERQALNFDQERHTWQDEKERVLKYQAQLQLSYVETLQKNQALEKRMSQLGAKQTTTSTTTTTNTTTTTTSPTSSNSPPPPQPLALSPLSPQAPPSLPSTIALTLSPPCEDQKGPPSLHQLAPPWAGPSRLERIESTEI, from the exons atggaaagagagagagagagggaaatgcAGGCTGCAGGTTTAGATGTTTGTGGGAACATTGTGGGTCGAGGAGCAAGTGAGAAGAACGGTGTGGGTATGAACCAACACCCGCACAGAGAGATGGCAGTCGGCAGAACTGACCCTGAAAACAATCCAGGTGGCCACAACCCTCCGAACCACAACCCGCCCAAGATCATGCCAGTGTCAGGAAAACTGGAACAG GCGATGCAGAACAACTCAGGCCTTGTTCGTCCCTCCGCCTTCAAGCCGGTGGTTCCCAAGAGCTTCCACTCCATGCAGAACCTGGTGGGTCAGGCAGGAGGGGCTGGGAGCGAGGGAAAGACTGAGGCAAGGAGTGAAGGGTTCAGTGAGGGAAGAGTAGGCAGGAGAGgcagggatggaggaggaggagagtcagGAGAGGTCCCAGAGGCCCTGCTCCTGGACCAGGACAGCCCAGTGAGGGTCAGCAGGAGTGAGGGAGGGGGAAATGGTACTGAAGGGGTTCAGGGAGGGATGTCCGATTCAGGGAGAAACTCCCTGACAAGCCTGCCCACTTACACAGGCTCGGGGTCCGGTTGTGGGCCCCCGGCAGTCCTGGGGCCCCTCAGCGCTTCCACCAGCCACATCAACAGGTTGGGCATGGCTGGGGCAGCTGCAGGCCTGGACAAGCTGGAAAAGCCTGGCTATCAG AATGGGCTCAGCGCCTCAGACAGTGGCCGGTCCTCCTCGGGAAAGAGCTCTTCATCCTATCAAAGGCTAAGCCACCTGAGCGATGCTCCAGCACCTCTACGCCCCTCCCCttcctctgatgacatcatccaggACCTCGAGGACCGCTTGTGGGAAAAAGAGCAAGAG GTGCAGCACATGCGCAGAAACCTTGACCAAAGTGAGGCAGCGATCATTCAGGTGTTTGAGGAGAAGCAGCGTGTCTGGGAGCGGCAGATGGATGAGCTGAGACAGAACTATGCTTCACGCCTGCAGCAG GTTACTCGTCGAGCTCAGCGCACACAGACTGCCCTGCAAGCCCAGATAACCCGTCTGTCCCAGGACAAGAGGAGGCTCCAGGAGGAGATTGCAGCTCTGTTGGCTCAGAGAGAGGAGTTGGAGAGAAAGTGTCTGGATTACAGGAAGGAGCAGGCTGACATCTTGCCTCGCCTGGAGGAGACTAAGTGGGAG GTGTGTCAGAAAGCAGGAGAGATCTCcctgctgaagcagcagctaaGGGAGAGTCAGGCTGAGGTGACCCAGCGAGCCGGAGAGATGGTGGCCCTGAGAGGCCAACTGaaggagctgaatgcccagctCAGGGAGCGAGAGGAGGTCATGCTGGGCCTGAAGGACTCCTACAGCACCAAGAGCCTGGAACTGGAGAAGTGTGAGGGGGAACTGAGGAGGACTCTGTCTGAG GTGTCTATCCTCAGAGAAAAGCTGGGTGTGTTTGAGGCAGAAGTGCTAAGTTTAAAGCGGGCTCTTAATGAagtgagcagaggagcagaaataGTTGTGAGCCCAAACCTAGCAGCTGCAGGGCTCTTGCCACCATGGGGAGTTGTCCACTGCCCGCGAAACCCAACTGAGCCCTCCACCAGCTCTCTCACCCCCACGTCTGACACCCTGCTGAGTCTTCAGAGTGATGAAGCCAAAGCCCAACGGCAGGAAGCCCAGAGACAGGAGAGGCAGCAGCGTGAAGAAGCTCAGTGGCGTGATGTGCAGCAGCGGCAAGATGCCCATTTGCAGCCGGACATCCAGATGCGTCAGGATGCTCAGATTCGACCAGAGGCCCAACTTCGTCAGGAGGCTCACCTCCGCCATGAAGCCCAGCTACGCCAGGAAGCACAGCTGCGTCAGGAGGCCCAGCTCCGCCATGAGGCCCAAATGCGTCAAGAGGCACAGCTACGTCATGAGTCCCAGCTCTGCCAGGATGTGCAGGCCCATCAGGCACAGCGGGTCCAAGAAGGTCACTGGGATGAAGCAGGGGAGCTGCGTAGGCAGCTagagcagctgcaggctgcATTACGGCTGGAACGACAGCAACGGGAACGCCAGGCCCTAAATTTTGACCAGGAACGGCACACCTGGCAGGACGAGAAGGAGCGGGTTTTGAAATACCAGgcgcagctgcagctcagctacGTGGAGACACTGCAGAAGAACCAAGCTTTGGAAAAACGTATGAGCCAGCTGGGAGCCAAACAAACCACAACctccactaccaccaccactaACACCACGACTACAACCACCTCTCCCACCTCGTCCaattctccacctccaccacaacCACTAGCTCTTTCACCTCTGTCTCCTCAGgccccaccctccctccccaGCACCATCGCCCTCACCCTGTCCCCACCCTGCGAAGACCAAAAGGGCCCTCCTTCCCTCCACCAGCTCGCCCCTCCCTGGGCCGGACCCTCGCGCCTGGAGCGGATAGAGTCGACTGAGATATAG
- the avp gene encoding vasopressin-neurophysin 2-copeptin, whose amino-acid sequence MPHSLSPLCVLGLLALSSACYIQNCPRGGKRALQETGIRQCMSCGPGDKGHCFGPSICCGEGLGCLLGSPETAHCVEENYLLTPCQAGGRPCGSEGGHCAASGLCCNSESCVVDSDCLGETDATGPAHGSAGSSPTELLLRLLHVATRGQNEY is encoded by the exons ATGCCTCACTCCCTCTCACCCCTGTGCGTCCTGGGACTCCTCGCCCTCTCCTCCGCCTGCTACATCCAGAACTGCCCCCGAGGAGGGAAGCGAGCGCTGCAGGAGACTGGAATCAGACAG TGCATGTCTTGTGGCCCCGGAGACAAGGGGCACTGCTTCGGCCCCAGTATCTGCTGTGGGGAGGGCCTGGGCTGCCTGCTGGGTTCCCCCGAAACTGCTCACTGTGTGGAGGAGAACTACCTGCTCACCCCCTGCCAGGCAGGAGGGAGACCATGTGGATCTGAAGGAGGACACTGCGCTGCTTCAGGACTCTGCTGCAACTCCG AGAGTTGTGTGGTTGACTCTGACTGCCTGGGGGAGACAGACGCCACAGGTCCAGCCCACGGCTCAGCAGGGAGCTCACctacagagctgctgctgcgtcTGCTGCATGTGGCCACCAGAGGACAGAATGAGTACTGA
- the ccl27a gene encoding C-C motif chemokine 27a produces MDVKVALVIVSLCALAITSTEGGIPKCCITAKAKIPIQILQRVHDWEYQDSSGACDIKALKLYLRMFKKPICADPKYLKMLLKMKLKRRQ; encoded by the exons ATGGATGTGAAAGTTGCGCTTGTGATTGTCTCTCTGTGCGCTTTGGCCATCACCTCTACTGAGG GTGGTATCCCAAAGTGCTGCATCACGGCAAAGGCAAAAATCCCCATTCAGATTCTGCAGAGGGTTCACGATTGGGAATACCAGGACAGCAGTGGTGCCTGTGACATCAAAGCATTGAA ACTGTATTTGAGGATGTTTAAGAAGCCCATATGTGCTGATCCCAAGTACTTGAAAATGCTTctgaaaatgaaactgaaaaGAAGACAATGA
- the ubox5 gene encoding RING finger protein 37 isoform X1: MVVNLCLPQFHTSAHCDKLCTDGYDVTNLVSADPALRRRGFKLEYFLRPPVQVTLKFGFQVELCRVDVELWPWGMDRGQACKRLEISTSSDPLPTTGRKQVQQMQMQVKDKNEQNTEKHRKHASNFQQSNGHQWSLQAKQWGEEAVGEPQQKGRVLKCQSNMDSNTYEFKLVARCELKKETQVCFMRSNFCSRAPFLSLPPPPPATCRQEELWSRGLLSLGAVTQLRVTLPFGGAASSLGLKALVVWGQPARCCPPEEVESIKRVHEASERQRTQTVFSVPPTRQTTQSLQAPTSNSIPEEFLDPLTLEVMTLPMLLPSGVSVDNTTLEEYQKREASWGRHPNDPFTGVPFTSTSQPLPNPQLKSRIDHFLLQKGMMRKDGMLGRQESGETLQASRLITSKVHGHTQSSSCLTEEREENHASDGQSVSRDNKAEQDNRNKRNRNEISKESTEASTAEKQLLPQRKRPRNDADSGMSCISHEQRLSASLDEALFSALQGRPSFTSNLPQQREAAADSGTLSSSCSSTTTGEKTCSSCCRSVSLYSESASSIYRLTCGHLLCRACLQKESKPLNSNHISCPTCQSPTPRSHVILVHH; the protein is encoded by the exons ATGGTCGTGAATCTCTGCTTGCCACAATTTCATACATCGGCTCATTGTGACAAG CTCTGTACAGATGGCTATGATGTCACAAACCTTGTGTCAGCTGACCCTGCTCTCCGGAGGCGGGGCTTCAAGCTTGAGTACTTCCTACGTCCACCTGTTCAA GTGACGTTGAAGTTCGGTTTCCAGGTGGAGCTCTGCCGGGTGGATGTGGAGTTGTGGCCTTGGGGTATGGACCGAGGACAGGCCTGCAAGAGACTGGAGATTAGCACAAGTTCTGATCCACTACCTACCACAGGCCGCAAACAGGTTCAGCAAATGCAAATGCAGGTGAAGGACAAAAATGAacagaacacagaaaaacaccGAAAGCATGCCAGTAATTTTCAACAGAGTAACGGCCACCAGTGGAGTCTCCAGGCCAAACAGTGGGGTGAAGAGGCTGTAGGTGAGCCTCAGCAAAAAGGTCGTGTGCTGAAGTGTCAGTCTAACATGGACTCTAACACCTATGAATTTAAACTGGTAGCTCGTTGTGAACTTAAAAAAGAAACTCAGGTTTGTTTCATGCGTTCAAATTTTTGTTCACGGGCACCATTcctctccctgcctcctccaccacctgcgACCTGCCGGCAAGAGGAGCTGTGGAGCCGAGGTCTACTCTCACTTGGTGCTGTGACTCAGCTTCGTGTGACTTTGCCGTTTGGCGGAGCAGCGTCGTCTTTGGGGCTGAAGGCTTTGGTTGTATGGGGACAACCTGCCCGCTGCTGCCCCCCAGAAGAAGTAGAGAGTATTAAAAGGGTCCATGAGGCTAGTGAAAGACAGCGAACCCAAACTGTGTTTTCTGTACCTCCCACCAGACAAACTACACAATCACTCCAAGCTCCTACAAG CAATTCCATCCCAGAAGAGTTCCTCGACCCGTTAACACTGGAGGTGATGACACTGCCTATGTTGCTGCCCAGTGGCGTCTCTGTGGACAACACTACCCTGGAAGAGTACCAGAAGAGGGAAGCCTCTTGGGGTCGACATCCAAATGACCCATTCACTGGTGTCCCGTTTACATCAACCTCACAGCCTCTTCCTAACCCTCAACTGAAGAGCCGCATTGACCACTTCCTCCTGCAGAAAGGGATGATGAGGAAGGATGGGATGTTGGGGAGACAAGAAAGCGGAGAGACTCTTCAGGCCTCCAGACTTATAACCTCTAAGGTGCATGGACACACTCAGAGCTCATCATGTCTCActgaagaaagagaggagaatCATGCATCTGATGGCCAATCTGTTAGCAGAGATAATAAAGCAGAACAGGACAATAGAAATAAAAGAAATCGGAATGAAATTTCCAAAGAATCAACAGAAGCATCCACAGCTGAGAAGCAACTACTACCTCAAAGAAAACGACCAAGAAATGATGCAGATTCTG GCATGAGCTGCATCTCTCATGAACAGCGTTTGTCAGCTAGTTTGGATGAGGCCCTGTTCTCTGCCCTGCAAGGCCGACCATCCTTCACTTCAAACTTGCCCCAGCAGAGGGAGGCTGCTGCAGACTCTGGAACACTGAGTTCAAGCTGTTCAAGCACAACTACAG GTGAGAAGACGTGCTCTTCGTGTTGCCGTTCAGTCTCTCTTTACTCTGAATCGGCGTCTTCCATCTACCGGCTCACCTGCGGCCACTTGCTCTGCCGTGCCTGCCTGCAGAAGGAATCAAAACCACTGAACTCCAATCACATCTCATGTCCAACCTGCCAAAGCCCTACCCCACGCAGTCACGTCATACTTGTGCATCACTGA